The genomic region TATTGCTGAGATTGTATTTAATAAAGGCGAACAAGTAAAAACATCTTCAATCCCGAAACTTCTGACTGGGTAGGTATAAGAGCCTCGTAAGCCTGAAAACACTATTCACTTCATTAGTGCATCAAAGACTCCCCTTATCTGGGCCTTTGCTTGACCGCGTTCACAGTTAGCAACGATGTATCTACATGCAAGGTTCCCATCGCGGTATATGCATGCTATATTATCACTGGGAAGTTTTGCTAAATTCTCGGTATTTACGCTGAATTCAGCTTTAATTGCTTTTGAAATCTTATGTTCATACGTTTTCTGGCTAAGCGCTGAGGATGCTACGTAAATGTTTGCGGCGTCCTGTGGATTACTAAAGCTTACTATCCCGCTACGCCAAAGGAAGGCTAAATACGCAGCAGCGGCCTTGTAGTCTCCAACGCTTTTAGCAAAGTCTTCAAACACTGGTTTCTTCCCGTCCCTAATTGCCTTCAATACTGTATAAACAAGAGCATATTCTAGTCGATTAAGTTTACCCTCATCGATGCTTACTAGTCTCTTCTTTGTGCTTCTAATCTTGAGCTTAGGTCTCGGAAGCGCATAGGTTTTGAAGATAGCCTCTCCTGCTTCAATCGCTTTTCTGGCTTCTTCTAGGCCTTCGCCTGCTAGTAGTTTAGCCACATCAATTGTTTCAGGCATATCGCGCCCCTCCTCCACTCTTTTCCTGACGGAGATGTACTTATTCTACCTCCTTCTTCAAGTTAGCGGTTATCACGGGGCGTACAAGTGAGCGTCCAGCAAGAAAATGCTGCGCGTATATCATCGCTGCAAGGCAGAAACTATAGGGTTATTAATTGGCTCATAGAAGCTATTGGTCGACTGAGCTATGTTGAGAAGTGGATATTCATAAGCACTGTTACCGCAATAACGTCATCCCTCGTCATCGGTTTATTCTACATCATGCTTCGATTAGTTATAAAGATAAGCGCCATGCTCCATGGCGTACACGTAGAGACTGGTTTAACCGATTACTCTGTGCTGGCAATTCATTCACACAATAAGTTCATGATTGTGGTCACGCTCCTACTTGGAGCAGCTATCTCTTCAATAATTGTCTACAAATTAGAACCGGAGGCTGAAGGAGCTGGTGCAGAAAGCGTTGTAGAGGCTTATCATTTTAGAGCTGGTAGTCTTCGAGCCCGCATAGCAGCCGTAAAGACTGTTGCATCTGCGCTTGTACTCGGTATGGGTGGAAGCGCTGGCCCTGAGGGACCCTCGGTCCAGATAGGTGGCTCAGTTGGCGCATTCACAGCTTCAATTTTAAAGCTCGGCATAGAGGAGAGGCGTCTTGCTCTAATTGCTGGTGCAGCTGCGGCACTCTCATTTATATTCCAGAGCCCTATAGGAGCAGCAGTCTTTGCAGCCGAAATTCTCTATGAGGAAGTTCTCGAAGCCTCTGCACTGCCCCCCGCATTGTTATCATCGGCTATAGCGTACGCGTTATCCTTGCATATTCTGGGCCCAGAATATAAGCTGCCCTCGATTCTCATCAATGACCTATTATCGCTGTATAGCCCGGCGGCGCTTGGCGCATATATATTGCTTGGCCTAATCGAAGCAGTATTCGCGTATGCTTTTGTTAAAATATTTTACGCGATAAAAGAAAGAATTGATCGCTTAGTAGAGAAAGGTGTAATAAATGTTTACACGAAGACCATAGTTGGTGCTTCCCTAGCCAGCCTTATAGGCCTAGGTGTGCCGGCAGTCCTCGGTACCGGCGAAGAACTCCTAGGCGAAATGCTTAGTGCATTTGGCGCGCAAGAAGGAGTGGGGCAACTCGTAGGGCTGCATGGCTCAATCTTAGCGATTCTAATACTGCTTGCAGTTATGAAGATGCTAGCCACAAGCCTTACAGTAGGTAGCGGGCTAAGCGGCGGCCTCCTTACGCCAAGCCTCTTTATAGGAGCAATGGTTGGACAAGTAACAGGTATTATAATTGGCCCTCATATAGGTCTTCAACCAGCGGTCCTAGCGTATGTAGGTATGGCTTCGCTGGCGGGTGCGGCCTTTAAAGCTCCAATAGGTTTGGCGTTCTTTGTCGCCGAGATAGGTGGTACGCCAGCACTCATAGTTCCAGGCCTTGTCGCGTCTCTTACAGCTTCGCTAGCAACTCGGAGAGTTACATTCATAAAATCAGCGCTTCGCAAGCCTCTACCGCCTTCAACTTTTACTGCTGAATCGCTGCTTAACATATTGAGACGCATGGGGGCCAAAAACATTAATATAACTATACCTAGTATCGCGAAGAGATTTACAGCTATTGACTGGCATGCTTCCCTTCGTGATGCCGCAGCGATTATAATGAGAACAGGCCAAAGAATAGTACCGATTATCGATGAAAATAGACGCGTTGTAGGTGTGCTTGACCCGGCCTATATAGGTCTTGATCTTAGCTATATGATTAAGTCCAGCCAGCCGGTAATAGAGGTCTCTCTCATTAACGCACCTATAGTGAGGGAGACTGATCCGCTTATACGCGTATTAGAGGAAATGGTTGCCCACGGAGTGGACTATGTAATAGTTGTTGATAAGCAGTATCGCTACCTCGGGGTCATAATGTTTACCGATCTATTAAACGCTGTATTGCCCTATATCGCGACATCTCTCCAACAGAATAGTCTAAGCAGTAGAGGAGTAAAATGATACAAGCAAAAGATAATTAGGTTCAGCTCCATGTTCGTGTAGGATTTATGAGGGATTGCTAGTAATAGGATAAAAGGAGCATGATGTGGAATCCGGGAGCCTAGGCGCCATACCGGCGCTGATGAAGACCGCATACTTAACTGAACATTTATGATTCGCCGGGTGGTAAAAACTATATGACCATATACTTTGCGTACAATGAGCCCATGTCTGAAGTCGCAAGAAAGGCAGACACCGTGCTCCTAGTTATGGATTCCTATACAGCCTCTAATAGAGCACATTTCTATAGCTCGCTAGGCATCACGACAGAAATATATCCTCTTGATATGCGTGATTCACCCACAATATTCTCT from Pyrofollis japonicus harbors:
- a CDS encoding chloride channel protein, translating into MSVQQENAARISSLQGRNYRVINWLIEAIGRLSYVEKWIFISTVTAITSSLVIGLFYIMLRLVIKISAMLHGVHVETGLTDYSVLAIHSHNKFMIVVTLLLGAAISSIIVYKLEPEAEGAGAESVVEAYHFRAGSLRARIAAVKTVASALVLGMGGSAGPEGPSVQIGGSVGAFTASILKLGIEERRLALIAGAAAALSFIFQSPIGAAVFAAEILYEEVLEASALPPALLSSAIAYALSLHILGPEYKLPSILINDLLSLYSPAALGAYILLGLIEAVFAYAFVKIFYAIKERIDRLVEKGVINVYTKTIVGASLASLIGLGVPAVLGTGEELLGEMLSAFGAQEGVGQLVGLHGSILAILILLAVMKMLATSLTVGSGLSGGLLTPSLFIGAMVGQVTGIIIGPHIGLQPAVLAYVGMASLAGAAFKAPIGLAFFVAEIGGTPALIVPGLVASLTASLATRRVTFIKSALRKPLPPSTFTAESLLNILRRMGAKNINITIPSIAKRFTAIDWHASLRDAAAIIMRTGQRIVPIIDENRRVVGVLDPAYIGLDLSYMIKSSQPVIEVSLINAPIVRETDPLIRVLEEMVAHGVDYVIVVDKQYRYLGVIMFTDLLNAVLPYIATSLQQNSLSSRGVK